From a single Lacerta agilis isolate rLacAgi1 chromosome 3, rLacAgi1.pri, whole genome shotgun sequence genomic region:
- the PNOC gene encoding prepronociceptin, with product MRVLLWNVLSFCLLAYALSDCRRDCLNCHRHLYSHQQDDFSLLICVMECEGKLLSSATWGLCSKATGGKAPSPLELGSLEDGASRPLEVWNGGLKRLGSLARASDLDKAGGEKGVSKTSSLFHQADVGDGDGVQALLRDLPAPFDIPKGVSGFLNGPFGYEPVGEAGVQELQKRFGGFIGVRKSARKWHNQKRFSEFLKQYLGMSPRSVEYDDLADDLKEQNEI from the exons ATGAGGGTCCTCCTTTGGAACGTCTTGTCGTTCTGCCTGCTTGCTTACGCCCTCAGCGACTGCCGGAGAGATTGCCTGAACTGCCACAGACATTTGTACAGCCACCAGCAGGATGACTTCAGCCTTCTC ATCTGCGTCATGGAGTGCGAAGGAAAGCTGCTCTCCAGCGCCACTTGGGGCCTGTGCAGCAAAGCCACCGGGGGCAAGGCCCCTTCGCCCCTCGAACTCGGCAGCCTGGAAGACGGCGCCAGCCGGCCCTTGGAGGTGTGGAACGGCGGCCTGAAACGCCTCGGCAGCCTGGCCAGGGCGTCGGACCTCGACAAGGCCGGGGGCGAGAAGGGGGTGTCCAAAACGAGCAGCCTCTTTCACCAAGCAGATGTTGGAGATGGCGACGGGGTCCAAGCTCTGCTGAGGGACTTACCGGCCCCGTTCGACATCCCGAAAGGGGTGAGCGGATTCCTGAACGGGCCTTTCGGTTACGAGCCGGTGGGGGAGGCCGGCGTGCAGGagctccagaagcggtttgggGGCTTCATTGGGGTCCGGAAGTCGGCTCGGAAGTGGCATAACCAGAAGCGGTTCAGTGAGTTCCTCAAGCAGTACCTGGGGATGTCTCCGCGATCCGTCGAGTACGATGACCTGGCCGACGACCTGAAAGAGCAGAACGAGATCTAG